The following are encoded in a window of Candidatus Zixiibacteriota bacterium genomic DNA:
- a CDS encoding T9SS type A sorting domain-containing protein, whose translation MKRSFLIIVIGLMVMSANLFGQTWEPTNGPVGGTVMRLASNSEGALFSGTWLGGMFRSTDNGDSWAAINNGFAGLEIWGIDVDSHGHIFVVTNDNGVFRSVDSGENWAQIGNGIIHGGTSITINQADHIFAAGYGFPYECVYRSFDNGATWEAVGRGIEPPSIQVIESNGETLYAGDDRGNLYRSFDEGDSWARIGSYGIDDPICGITHGIGYVFVSRGTGLYIGTDSGTNWIRISDEPACVLTFIGSDLLIVGADGDIYRSGNFGHDWTGINVTAQHCLGGIKDLLVNSDGHLFVAMNDIGVYRSFDNGLNWSAVDEGLAASLVTSLVTTENGEIFAGTRGQGIHSSIDDGNSWQHADGASCSIWALAVNGGDDIFACSGNNVFSRRISGSNTWEKLLPFPPSIAIMSLAINNSNSIFAGAASGQIYRSDNSGDTWTATGFDSDNSGVYALAVNDDGAIFAGTQTGGVFRSVDGGSNWLPANIGFPNTLVSSIAVGGDGAVFAAVYSGGLYRSPDNGDTWSLVDTNITGSIVFDADHSTIYGRGDDGVYHSTDSGRSWTLIGDELINKDVQAISVDGNGDVFAGTRGHGVFRLDRSALFDSLVVIPLSPDPNPEISTVMQGGTLYRYYQVVDGRGNPRANQNVRIQSGDLEKSFQSGNSGMLTIALSSDSLDMSIGDTRAFAVVSVNDYFLLPGQQVEFDVTLENRRYEKSWDILAKMTAEGGLGAGAAIGPLGIKGAQASITGEGGVGIKLKLLKGEASEDILVFGRRFEAGVGLAFEVGKIEMLGNYRIGAGVAVKPVLFGEQEFTFDEPNSTEQQKVQAGVLLETLNTASAPLSPVTSIIQRAILELILQSSGTQQLVVDASDMIAGGLGIEGEVSIGFETQLVQSSLSRYFNFNLPNAAVNASVLGGARAFNHSIYYDQHPNANAEVFITAAQSFDVSLYEAQIAPHLLGLDIGELLPNMGYHVGGSQTQRVLFNESNNIVGGSICLSADDKEFQSIGEKHTFENVTYYYTPEVMQHIWDTEINLVSMAVQPTQPLFVDPISMNSDFTKAVTSYLSYVYEVQNSSLDVKKEIEDVAIYDISVSVPFEAGIGVVTKLEIGAGITATDTRKYLTAVTKVCNVGKGIFPTESYYDDPYIQSDNRDLEEVVVNILSGVIPLIQDAIDGILVAYNEFITDLRGAVIQTGQDIIDGGSQLVVGAGDFIDGSIGQIIPLDIDWPLKVAGQIVNVPYKCQKAVALSSYKAARVDTTVVMVTAVGRAYQVDVFNPDSTPVYDFPSPLDFKILVTDNDLAETGYASSFRSNLKIHRWDSTLARVVELTSSLSGDTVMAQIVMGGQYFAGVDTIPPDTIAPSYNYLYPENNGSIAPTDSFEIVFEDTGDYSSGLNPWSLLIEIDEDTVSPDMVIFDPYHIRISWLPQHDSVWSEGTHNVRLEIADNAGNAFVLENSFSVAATDVQDDDDHINLPTEYSLSQNYPNPFNPITEIDFALPRASNVKLEIFNIMGQRVASLIDKHLEAGTHTVIWDGSHVASGVYFYRIEASDFVETKKMLLLK comes from the coding sequence ATGAAAAGGTCTTTTCTAATTATTGTCATTGGGCTGATGGTTATGTCAGCCAATCTGTTCGGGCAGACTTGGGAACCGACCAATGGTCCGGTAGGTGGAACAGTCATGCGGCTTGCCAGCAATAGTGAGGGGGCTCTATTCTCCGGTACGTGGTTGGGGGGTATGTTCCGATCAACAGACAATGGTGACAGTTGGGCAGCCATAAACAACGGTTTTGCGGGACTAGAGATTTGGGGAATCGACGTCGACAGTCACGGCCACATTTTCGTTGTCACGAACGACAACGGAGTATTCCGCTCCGTGGACAGTGGTGAGAACTGGGCGCAGATAGGTAACGGAATAATACATGGTGGAACGTCCATAACGATCAATCAAGCGGACCACATCTTCGCTGCTGGCTATGGTTTCCCCTATGAATGTGTGTATCGATCCTTCGACAATGGTGCCACATGGGAAGCCGTAGGCCGTGGTATTGAGCCTCCCTCTATACAGGTCATAGAATCTAACGGAGAAACCTTATACGCTGGGGATGATAGGGGCAACTTATATCGCTCCTTTGATGAAGGAGATAGTTGGGCGAGAATTGGTTCCTATGGGATAGACGACCCGATATGCGGTATCACTCACGGTATAGGCTATGTATTCGTTTCTCGCGGTACCGGTTTGTATATTGGTACCGATTCTGGCACTAACTGGATTCGGATATCGGATGAGCCGGCATGTGTTCTCACGTTCATTGGCAGCGATTTACTCATTGTTGGTGCCGACGGGGATATTTATCGCTCCGGAAATTTTGGGCATGATTGGACAGGAATCAATGTCACTGCTCAGCATTGCCTTGGCGGAATCAAGGATCTTCTGGTCAATAGCGACGGTCATCTATTTGTGGCTATGAACGATATAGGAGTTTATCGCTCATTTGACAATGGTCTGAATTGGAGCGCAGTCGATGAGGGGCTTGCCGCCTCGCTAGTAACTTCTCTTGTCACGACTGAGAACGGGGAGATATTTGCCGGCACCAGGGGCCAGGGTATACACTCTTCTATCGATGACGGGAATTCGTGGCAGCATGCTGACGGCGCATCATGTAGCATTTGGGCATTGGCGGTCAACGGCGGAGACGACATTTTCGCTTGTTCCGGCAACAACGTATTCAGTCGTAGAATCAGCGGCAGCAATACCTGGGAAAAGCTACTGCCTTTTCCACCGAGTATTGCAATAATGAGTCTAGCAATAAACAATAGTAATAGCATATTCGCTGGAGCTGCGAGCGGACAAATCTATCGATCTGACAATAGTGGTGATACTTGGACAGCGACAGGATTTGACTCCGATAATTCCGGTGTCTACGCTCTTGCCGTCAATGACGACGGCGCCATTTTCGCCGGCACCCAAACGGGGGGAGTGTTCAGGTCAGTTGACGGCGGTTCAAACTGGTTGCCTGCGAATATTGGATTCCCGAATACGTTAGTCTCGAGTATCGCAGTTGGCGGCGACGGCGCTGTATTTGCTGCGGTGTATTCTGGAGGCTTGTACCGTTCCCCCGACAATGGTGACACCTGGTCACTAGTGGATACGAACATAACGGGCAGCATTGTATTTGATGCGGACCACAGCACCATATACGGGCGGGGTGATGATGGCGTGTATCATTCTACGGATAGCGGCAGATCGTGGACGCTTATCGGCGACGAGCTGATAAACAAGGACGTCCAGGCGATATCTGTCGACGGTAATGGAGATGTCTTCGCGGGAACCAGAGGACACGGTGTTTTTCGTCTGGATCGATCGGCATTATTTGATTCCCTCGTTGTGATTCCTCTTTCGCCGGATCCCAATCCAGAAATCTCCACCGTAATGCAGGGCGGAACGCTTTATAGATACTATCAGGTAGTGGATGGCAGAGGCAATCCCCGTGCAAATCAGAATGTGCGCATTCAATCTGGTGATCTGGAGAAGTCATTTCAAAGCGGTAACTCCGGAATGTTGACTATTGCGCTCTCTTCTGACTCACTGGATATGAGTATTGGTGATACTAGGGCTTTTGCAGTAGTCTCAGTTAATGACTATTTCTTACTTCCGGGCCAACAAGTGGAATTCGATGTTACGTTGGAAAATCGTAGGTACGAAAAATCATGGGACATTCTTGCTAAGATGACGGCGGAGGGCGGTCTCGGCGCGGGTGCTGCAATTGGTCCGTTAGGCATCAAGGGAGCACAAGCCTCAATCACCGGAGAGGGTGGAGTAGGAATTAAGTTAAAGCTCCTAAAAGGAGAAGCATCAGAAGATATTCTAGTATTTGGTAGGAGATTCGAGGCTGGTGTTGGATTGGCATTCGAGGTTGGTAAGATCGAAATGCTTGGTAACTATAGGATCGGAGCGGGAGTAGCAGTAAAACCCGTTCTCTTTGGTGAGCAGGAGTTTACATTTGACGAACCTAACAGCACGGAGCAACAGAAGGTTCAAGCAGGCGTATTATTAGAAACGTTAAATACGGCCAGTGCACCTTTGTCACCTGTAACGTCAATTATACAAAGGGCTATACTGGAGCTTATTCTCCAAAGTTCGGGAACTCAGCAGCTTGTTGTAGATGCTAGTGACATGATTGCAGGCGGTCTGGGAATCGAAGGCGAGGTTAGTATCGGATTTGAGACACAACTAGTTCAGAGTAGTCTTAGTCGGTATTTTAACTTCAATCTGCCAAATGCTGCAGTGAATGCCTCCGTCTTAGGCGGTGCCAGAGCATTTAATCATTCAATCTATTATGACCAGCACCCAAATGCAAATGCGGAAGTATTTATTACTGCAGCACAATCTTTTGATGTTAGTCTTTATGAGGCCCAAATTGCTCCCCATTTGCTTGGCTTGGACATTGGTGAACTACTTCCCAATATGGGTTATCACGTAGGAGGTTCACAGACTCAACGAGTTCTATTCAATGAGTCCAATAATATAGTGGGTGGAAGCATTTGCTTATCAGCGGACGATAAAGAATTTCAAAGCATAGGCGAAAAGCATACCTTTGAAAATGTCACTTACTATTACACACCAGAAGTAATGCAGCATATATGGGATACAGAGATAAACCTTGTAAGTATGGCCGTTCAACCAACACAACCACTTTTTGTTGATCCAATTAGCATGAATAGTGATTTCACGAAGGCAGTTACTTCTTACTTAAGCTACGTTTATGAAGTGCAAAACTCCTCACTTGATGTCAAGAAGGAGATAGAGGATGTGGCAATCTATGATATTTCAGTATCTGTTCCATTTGAGGCTGGGATTGGCGTAGTCACGAAATTGGAAATTGGTGCAGGGATTACCGCTACCGATACGCGGAAATACCTAACAGCGGTGACTAAAGTATGTAATGTTGGAAAAGGTATTTTCCCAACAGAAAGTTATTATGATGATCCATACATTCAATCAGATAATAGGGATCTGGAAGAGGTGGTAGTAAATATTCTATCGGGTGTGATTCCTCTGATCCAAGATGCAATCGATGGGATACTAGTGGCTTATAATGAGTTTATTACCGATTTACGAGGGGCGGTTATCCAAACTGGTCAAGATATTATTGATGGTGGATCACAATTAGTTGTAGGTGCCGGAGATTTTATTGATGGCTCGATTGGACAGATTATTCCGCTTGATATCGATTGGCCGTTGAAAGTGGCAGGTCAAATAGTGAATGTTCCCTATAAATGTCAGAAGGCAGTCGCTTTATCCTCGTACAAAGCCGCCCGAGTTGATACGACGGTTGTTATGGTTACGGCTGTAGGTAGGGCCTATCAAGTTGACGTATTTAACCCGGATTCGACACCAGTATATGATTTCCCGTCACCTTTAGATTTCAAAATCCTGGTTACTGATAATGATTTGGCGGAAACCGGATATGCCTCTAGCTTTCGGAGTAACCTGAAGATACATCGGTGGGATTCTACATTAGCGCGGGTAGTCGAGCTAACATCAAGCCTATCAGGTGATACAGTTATGGCTCAGATTGTTATGGGCGGGCAGTATTTTGCAGGTGTTGATACAATTCCGCCTGATACTATTGCTCCTTCCTATAATTACTTATATCCGGAAAATAACGGATCAATTGCTCCCACGGATTCATTTGAAATTGTGTTCGAGGATACGGGTGATTACTCGAGTGGGCTTAACCCGTGGTCACTGTTGATTGAAATCGACGAAGATACTGTCTCGCCGGATATGGTTATTTTTGATCCATATCATATTAGAATTTCTTGGTTGCCACAGCATGATTCAGTATGGTCGGAAGGAACTCATAACGTTCGACTAGAAATCGCCGATAACGCTGGAAACGCATTCGTGTTGGAAAACTCATTCAGTGTGGCTGCAACTGATGTTCAGGATGACGACGATCACATCAATCTGCCAACCGAATATTCATTGTCACAAAATTACCCCAATCCATTCAATCCCATTACCGAAATTGATTTTGCCTTGCCTAGGGCTTCTAATGTAAAGCTGGAAATCTTCAACATCATGGGCCAGAGAGTTGCATCCTTGATAGACAAACATCTTGAGGCTGGAACTCACACTGTAATCTGGGACGGTAGCCATGTGGCCAGCGGAGTATATTTCTATCGAATAGAAGCCAGCGATTTTGTGGAGACTAAGAAGATGCTCCTGCTAAAGTAA
- the raiA gene encoding ribosome-associated translation inhibitor RaiA — translation MLKKVTARHFDLTPEIRARAEEEMEGLTRFFDRIISAEYVLDAERHRRSAELRVKVHAHMLSAKAETDDIKTAITGASDKIKAQLKKFKGKLKEKDPTEITELTSSITRPETDVDAVDM, via the coding sequence ATGCTGAAAAAAGTTACTGCTCGCCATTTTGACCTCACGCCCGAAATCAGAGCAAGGGCTGAGGAGGAAATGGAAGGTCTGACTCGATTCTTTGACCGTATAATCTCGGCGGAGTATGTGCTTGACGCCGAGCGTCACCGCCGCAGCGCCGAGCTGCGGGTCAAGGTGCACGCTCACATGCTGTCGGCAAAGGCCGAGACCGATGACATCAAAACCGCGATCACCGGCGCTTCCGATAAAATCAAAGCCCAGCTCAAGAAGTTCAAGGGAAAGCTCAAAGAGAAGGACCCGACCGAGATCACGGAGTTGACGAGTTCGATCACGCGTCCCGAGACCGATGTCGACGCGGTGGATATGTAG
- the lptB gene encoding LPS export ABC transporter ATP-binding protein, producing MVVIESKGLFKYYRKRAVVNDVSIRVTPGEVVGLLGPNGAGKTTTFYMIIGFIRPDKGRVYFGEEDISRWPMYRRSKKGIGYLAQEASVFRKLSVEDNIMAILQFRRMSRKERRAKLEELLRELDIEHLRKHKAYTLSGGERRRVEITRALVNDPKLILLDEPFAGIDPIAVEDIQGIIRRLVNRGLGVLITDHNVRETLSICSRAYIMCDGKILKDGTSEFLANDPEARKIYLGEKFRLN from the coding sequence ATGGTGGTAATCGAATCTAAGGGACTTTTCAAGTACTACCGCAAAAGAGCTGTTGTAAACGACGTATCCATTCGGGTGACTCCGGGCGAAGTGGTTGGGTTGCTTGGACCTAACGGTGCCGGGAAGACCACCACTTTCTACATGATTATCGGTTTTATCCGGCCCGACAAAGGTCGAGTGTATTTCGGCGAGGAAGACATCTCGCGATGGCCGATGTATCGCCGCTCCAAGAAAGGGATCGGTTATCTCGCCCAGGAAGCCTCGGTGTTTCGGAAGCTGTCAGTCGAAGACAACATCATGGCTATCCTGCAGTTTCGCCGGATGAGCCGGAAGGAGCGTCGGGCCAAGTTAGAGGAGTTGTTGCGCGAGCTGGATATCGAACATCTAAGAAAACACAAAGCGTACACGCTCTCGGGCGGCGAGCGCCGTCGCGTGGAAATCACCCGGGCGCTGGTGAACGATCCCAAGCTGATTTTGCTGGATGAGCCGTTCGCCGGAATCGACCCGATCGCGGTCGAGGATATCCAGGGGATCATTCGACGTCTGGTCAACCGCGGCCTGGGTGTTTTGATCACCGATCATAACGTGCGCGAGACGCTCTCGATATGCAGCCGGGCGTATATCATGTGCGACGGAAAGATACTAAAAGACGGGACATCGGAATTCCTGGCCAATGACCCGGAAGCGCGGAAGATATACTTAGGAGAGAAGTTCCGGTTGAATTAG
- the glpX gene encoding class II fructose-bisphosphatase: MDRNYALELVRVTEAASLAASRWVGKGDAVAADHAAAAAMHRAFGLISFSGRIALGEGEPGTVTHLFSGEIVGVGGDNNFDLALDALECTRSVAFGRTNAMAVVALAPTGHFHLPPSQYINKLAVGPMAAGAIDINLSVEENLYRIAEALDYSVADLTVVILDRERHAGLISEVRRVGSRIHLIPDGDVAAAIATAIPGSGIDILMGTGSSAAGVLAAAALRCLGGEIQARLAPTDGNERSRLKSAGHGDLSRVYRTIDMAGSENVMFAATGITDGDVLNGVCYRSDGATTHSMVMRSRTRTRRFIVTEHCFDDNPTY, translated from the coding sequence GTGGATCGCAATTACGCCCTCGAACTGGTAAGAGTAACGGAGGCCGCCTCGCTGGCAGCGTCACGCTGGGTGGGCAAGGGCGACGCGGTTGCCGCCGATCACGCGGCGGCAGCGGCAATGCACCGGGCGTTCGGCCTGATATCGTTCTCCGGACGGATCGCGCTTGGCGAGGGTGAACCGGGCACAGTCACCCATCTGTTCTCCGGCGAAATAGTCGGCGTCGGCGGCGACAACAATTTCGATCTGGCCCTGGACGCTCTCGAATGCACCCGCTCGGTGGCCTTCGGACGCACCAACGCCATGGCCGTAGTTGCGTTGGCCCCGACCGGGCACTTCCATCTGCCGCCCTCACAGTACATCAACAAGCTGGCAGTCGGGCCGATGGCCGCCGGCGCTATTGATATCAACCTCAGTGTCGAAGAAAACCTTTACCGAATTGCGGAAGCCCTTGATTATTCGGTCGCCGACCTGACTGTCGTGATTCTCGATCGCGAGCGTCACGCCGGGCTGATATCCGAGGTGCGCCGAGTCGGTTCGCGAATACACCTTATTCCCGACGGCGATGTTGCGGCGGCGATCGCCACGGCGATCCCCGGCAGCGGAATCGACATACTCATGGGCACCGGCAGTTCGGCTGCCGGCGTGCTGGCCGCGGCGGCGCTGCGTTGCCTCGGCGGCGAAATCCAGGCACGCCTCGCCCCCACCGATGGCAACGAACGCTCTCGACTGAAATCAGCCGGACATGGTGATTTGAGCCGCGTATATCGTACCATAGACATGGCCGGCAGCGAAAACGTCATGTTCGCCGCGACCGGTATTACCGACGGCGACGTACTCAACGGCGTCTGCTATCGCTCCGACGGGGCTACCACGCATTCGATGGTGATGCGTTCCCGGACGCGTACGCGACGCTTTATAGTTACCGAACATTGTTTTGATGATAACCCGACATACTGA
- a CDS encoding sugar phosphate nucleotidyltransferase, protein MISDSRPQLTAVVLAGGKGSRLMPHTAEIPKPLVDVGGRPVVEYLLVRLRRSGVRRVVMAVNHMADQIERRLGDGSRFGLAIEYSHESTPLSTIGPLRLIKNLPDDFVVANGDVLTDLDVRALYQSHIDRRADLTVATYRGNEKIDFGVLELDENNGVVGFREKPDYSFIVSMGIYVFNRSVLDLVPPNQVFGFDQLMFALLEKQRRVFAHPYDGFWLDIGRPSDYERAQAEGERIKGWCSL, encoded by the coding sequence ATGATCAGTGACTCACGTCCTCAGCTAACAGCAGTCGTCCTGGCCGGCGGCAAGGGAAGCCGCCTGATGCCGCACACCGCCGAAATTCCCAAGCCGTTAGTCGACGTCGGCGGACGTCCCGTCGTCGAATACCTGCTGGTGCGGCTCAGACGGAGCGGTGTCCGGCGGGTCGTGATGGCGGTCAATCACATGGCCGATCAGATTGAGCGGCGCCTCGGCGACGGTTCCCGATTTGGTCTCGCAATCGAATACTCCCATGAATCAACGCCGCTTTCGACAATCGGGCCGTTGCGCCTGATAAAAAATCTGCCTGACGATTTTGTTGTGGCCAACGGCGACGTGCTCACAGATCTGGATGTCCGAGCGTTGTACCAGTCCCATATCGACCGGCGCGCCGATTTGACCGTCGCTACATATCGCGGGAATGAGAAGATCGATTTCGGAGTGCTGGAACTCGATGAGAATAACGGTGTGGTCGGTTTCCGGGAGAAACCGGACTATTCGTTTATCGTGTCGATGGGGATATACGTCTTCAACCGCTCGGTACTTGATCTCGTGCCGCCTAACCAGGTGTTCGGTTTCGATCAATTGATGTTCGCTCTGCTCGAGAAGCAGCGCCGCGTGTTCGCACATCCGTACGACGGCTTCTGGCTCGATATCGGCCGCCCGTCGGACTATGAGAGAGCGCAGGCGGAGGGCGAGCGGATCAAGGGATGGTGCAGCTTGTAA
- the rpoN gene encoding RNA polymerase factor sigma-54: MKLGLQLRLKQTLAPQLIQSLKMVQAPILKLEQMLRMELATNPMLEEIEELEPDTEETPETEIELIENKESEREEVDWDQFLSDDEEGYKVREHREQDESTFEGSAAQVESLYDHLLEQLNFLKLTDEQRLIGEYIIGNIDTHGYLTISVAEMAAELGIEEAQIADILQKIRTFDPTGVGSRDLRESLMAQLEEKGLQNSLAYRVVDEHIHDLERKSTLQIARMMGVPFERAQKAMELIKSLSPTPAHGRFDTGAMPVAPDLIVEKIGDEYEVFLNDRNVPRLRINSGYKQLIRRGANTSQDTKAYVRSKLEQARWLLNALNQRRTTMIRVMTAIVEEQSEFFEKGAPFLKPLIMEDIAQKVGMNVATISRVANGKYVQTPLGVYEIKYFFNTGISRSDGEDMSKRSVKQRISEIIVKEDPSKPLSDQEIFRLLNEEGINLARRTVTKYREELGIKAARFRKTVV, translated from the coding sequence ATGAAACTCGGCCTTCAGTTAAGACTCAAGCAGACCCTGGCCCCGCAGCTCATTCAGTCGCTGAAGATGGTCCAGGCGCCCATTCTCAAGCTGGAGCAGATGCTGAGAATGGAGCTGGCCACTAATCCGATGCTCGAGGAGATCGAGGAACTGGAACCGGATACTGAGGAGACCCCCGAGACCGAGATCGAGCTGATCGAAAACAAAGAGTCGGAACGGGAGGAGGTCGACTGGGACCAGTTCTTATCCGATGACGAAGAAGGTTACAAAGTTCGCGAACATCGCGAGCAGGACGAGTCCACGTTCGAGGGGAGCGCGGCCCAGGTGGAATCGCTCTATGATCATCTGCTCGAACAGCTCAATTTCCTCAAGCTCACCGACGAACAGCGGCTTATCGGCGAGTACATCATCGGCAATATTGATACGCACGGGTATCTGACCATCTCGGTCGCCGAAATGGCTGCCGAGCTGGGGATAGAGGAAGCTCAGATCGCCGATATCCTGCAGAAGATACGTACGTTTGATCCGACCGGAGTCGGATCCCGCGACCTCCGCGAATCCCTGATGGCCCAACTGGAAGAAAAGGGGCTGCAGAACTCGCTGGCCTACCGGGTAGTCGATGAGCACATTCATGATCTCGAGCGGAAATCGACGCTCCAGATCGCCCGGATGATGGGGGTCCCGTTCGAGCGCGCTCAGAAGGCGATGGAACTGATCAAGAGCCTCTCTCCCACGCCGGCCCACGGCCGGTTCGATACCGGCGCCATGCCGGTGGCACCGGACCTGATTGTCGAGAAGATCGGCGACGAGTACGAGGTGTTCCTCAACGACCGAAATGTCCCGCGCCTGAGAATAAACTCCGGCTACAAGCAACTGATTCGCCGCGGCGCCAATACCTCGCAGGACACCAAGGCGTACGTGCGTTCCAAGCTGGAGCAGGCCCGCTGGCTTCTGAATGCTCTCAACCAGCGGCGCACCACGATGATCCGCGTGATGACCGCGATAGTTGAGGAGCAGAGTGAGTTCTTCGAGAAGGGGGCCCCGTTCCTCAAACCGCTGATCATGGAAGACATCGCCCAGAAGGTGGGCATGAACGTGGCCACGATCAGCCGGGTGGCCAACGGCAAATACGTACAGACGCCGCTGGGCGTCTATGAAATAAAGTACTTCTTCAACACGGGCATTTCACGTTCCGACGGCGAGGACATGTCCAAGCGCTCAGTCAAACAGCGCATTTCCGAGATCATTGTAAAGGAGGACCCGTCCAAGCCGCTGTCCGATCAGGAGATCTTTCGCCTGTTGAATGAAGAAGGCATCAATCTGGCGCGCCGCACGGTGACCAAGTACCGCGAAGAGCTGGGCATCAAGGCAGCTAGGTTCCGCAAGACGGTAGTATAA